One genomic segment of Lampris incognitus isolate fLamInc1 chromosome 2, fLamInc1.hap2, whole genome shotgun sequence includes these proteins:
- the fam72a gene encoding protein FAM72A, which yields MSTSNANFKNKCVAQVSCIFCDSLLCTRGMKAVLLADTEIELFSTDIPPNRTVDFVASCYSTESCKCKLRDIACLKCGNVVGYHVVAPCKPCLLSCNNGHFWMFNSDAVSTLNRLDSTGLNLLLWGDLPELDDSENEESESLSEEECIR from the exons ATGTCTACGTCTAACGCCAATTTCAAAAACAAGTGTGTTGCTCAAGTCAGCTGCATATTCTGTGATAGTCTGCTCTGCACGAGGGGCATGAAGGCTGTGCTCCTCGCAGACACGGAGATCGAGCTATTTTCAACCGACATACCCCCCAACAG GACTGTTGACTTTGTGGCCAGCTGCTACTCTACTGAAAGCTGCAAATGCAAACTAAGAGACATTGCCTGTCTCAAGTG TGGTAATGTTGTGGGCTATCATGTTGTGGCCCCCTGTAAACCCTGCCTGCTGTCCTGTAACAATGGCCACTTCTGGATGTTCAATAGCGATGCTGTGTCTACCCTCAACAGATTGGATTCAACAG GTCTGAATCTGCTGTTGTGGGGAGATCTTCCTGAGTTGGACGACAGTGAGAATGAAGAATCAGAAAGTCTCTCAGAGGAGGAGTGTATCAGGTAG